Genomic segment of Caproiciproducens sp. NJN-50:
CGGTTCCCAAATGGATGTTTCCGTTCGCATAGGGCGGGCCATCGTGAAGCACATAAAGAGGCCGGCCTTCGTTTTTCTTCATTACCTTGCCATAGATATCGTCTTCCCGCCACTTTCCAAGCAGGTCCGGTTCCCGTTTCGGCAGACCCGCCTGCATCGGAAAATCCGTTTTTGGAAGGTTCAGGGTGCTTTTATAATCCATCGGTTGACTCTCTCCTTAAGATTTAGAATTCATGCGAGCAAGATCAGTTTTGGGCCGGCTCGGCCTCAAAACAGGAAATGTCGGCCTGAAACATCTCAGGGGCTTCCTCCGTGGCGGCGGCTTCCGGCTCTTCTTTCGGCTCCGGCTGGGGCTCGGAGGCGGCGGTTGGGGCGGGGGATGTTTCCTGCTGAGGTTCCGGCTTGCTGGAAGGCAGGGCGTCAATCAGCGTAAGATGCTCCTTATAAGCGGCGAGCAGACGGGCGCGGAAATCCGAAACGGACCGCTGCAAACGCTCCATTTCCCTTTTCTGCTCCACGGTCTTCTCCTGCGCTTCCTGTTCGATGTGTTCCGCTTTCAGATTGGCGTCCTTGAGGATGATCTCGGCCCGGTGGCGCGCTTCGCGCACGGAAGCATCCCCGACTTTCTGGGCGCTGATCAGCGCATTCTTGATTTCATCCTCCTCAGAACGGAACTGTTCCACCCTGTCCGCAAGGATTTTTACCTTTTCGGTCAGCTGCTGATTTTCAGCTTTCAGCTTTTCCGCCAGTTCATCCTGCTCGACCTCTTTCTTCTGCATTTGGTCGACAGTGTCCCTGACCTGATCGATAAAAACGTCCACATCGTCGGTTTTGTATCCGGAAAAACCAGATTTGCGAAAACTGACATTGATAATGTCGTTCATCGAAAGCATAAAAAACACACCCTTACTACAAATATTTTCGGCCCCGTAAGATCAGTCTGCCTTTTTTCGTAACCGGTCCCACCTGATCTAGGGCAAAACGGCCTTTTCCCCTTACGGAAATCGTATCGCCCTCCCGCACTTCTTCAGAGGGGGAGACAACAGTTTCATGATTCAGCTGTACCAGGCCGGAGCGGATCATCGCGGATGCCTTTTCCCGGCTGGTGGAAACAGCCGCAGCCGCAGCGCAGTCCAGCCTGGCGGAAGCAACCACGGCATCCCATTCTTCAAAGCGGCGCGCCTCAGGCAGAGGCCCGTCAAAGCCCTTCGTCATCCGCACCCCGGTGCCGCCGATTTTAGAAATCTGCAAAAGCAGAAAATCAGAAATTTCGCGGCGGCAGAAAAAAACGCATCGGCCCTCCCCGACAAGGATATCGCCGAGCGCACTTCGCTCCATTCCCGTGTGAAGCAGCGCGCCGAGAAAATCCCTGTGGGAAAGCCTGTCGCATTTGCGGAAAACCGCCGTAACGGCATCGACGGGAAACTCCGCTTCATCCGGCCGGATAAAATCCGGAAACACGCCGAGCATCACGCGCTCCGCTTCGGGATAGCCTCCCCACAGAAGAATATTTCCGGCCTTTTCGCGCTCTGCAAGCTTCCGCGCCTCAAAAGCTTCCCTCTCATCGAGAAAGGCTGAAAACCTGGCCCTGCCTCCGGCTGCACAAAGGCGCACGAGGTCGCGGAACCTTGTTTCCAGCACTGAGGCACCCGGTTTCCGCTCCACTAAAAATAAACGCCGTTGTTTTCCAATTCGTCCAGAACGTCATCCCCGGTCAGGTCGACGTTGTACGGCGTGATAATAAACGTGCTGGTCGCGACGCGCTTGATTTTACCCCCGTTCGCATAGGCCACACCGCTGAGAAAGTCGATGATTCTGCGCGAAACATCCTTGTTGGTGTTTTCCAGATTCAAAACCACCGTGTGCATTTTCAGCAGCTCGTCCGCGATTGCGCAGGTCTCCTCCCCAAAGCGTTCCGGTTTGAAAAGCACCACCTGAAGCTGGGCCGTCGCGTGGATGTTGACCACCTTGTTTCCGGAATTGATGGCCTGCATGCGCCTGACCGCTTCGCGCTGCTGAAGCTCGGACTCACTTTCCTGTTTTTCGCCAGCCATTGAATTTACCTCTTCCGGTTCTTCTTCGTAGCCGTATTCATATTCGTCCTCGGGCGGATTCCACATATCCTTGATTTTTTCTACAAATCCGGGCATAAACGAACACCTCCATAAGCCTATCTGTTATAATTTCTCGGTCCAAACAGCGCTGTTCCCACGCGAACCAGGTTTGCGCCTGTCAGAATTGCCTGAAAATAGTCCGCGGACATCCCCATCGACAGGAAGTCCATAGTTACATTATCTATTTTTTTGCTCTTTATGTCAATAAAATATTGGTTCATCCGCGAAAAATAATTCATTGTCTCCCGCTCCGGGGCCCCCGCCGGAGGAATCGCCATCAGCCCGCGGATCCGAATCCCGGGAAGGGAACGGACAGATTCGAGCAGCTCGTAAAGATTCTGGGGCAAAACGCCGGATTTATTCGGTTCCTGCCCGATATTGACTTCAATCAGTATATCGGTTACAAGACTCCGCTTTTCACTTAACTGGGAAATTTCTTTTGCGAGTTTCAGCTGATCGACAGACTGGATCATGGAAACCCGGCCGATCAGATACTTTACCTTGTTGGTCTGCAGATGGCCGATGAACTGAAGCTCGCAGTTCGAAAGATCATAAGAATCATATTTATCACACAGCTCCTGCACCCGGTTCTCTCCGATATGGTCGATCCCGAGCTCTATCCCGTGGTTGATGACCTCGGCCGGCACAGTCTTGGTCGCGGCCAGGAGAGTGATGTTCTCCGGTGTCCTGCCGCTTTTTACGGCGGCCTCCGCGACCCTGCCGCGCACCGCTTTCAGATTCTCTTCCACATCCAAAAAACGCCGTTCCAGTTCACTGGACAACCTTTCCGTCATATAAATCGGTCCCTTCCACAACAACTTCATCGTGCAGTTTGAGCGTTTCGTCCGTCATCAGGCCGTCCGAGCTGGGGTTTGGGTCGCAAATGACATAATCGTCCGTGCTGTAAAGCGGCACGACCTGGCGAAAACTAATTTGATTTCCATGTAGAATGTATACCCCGCTCACTTCCTTCTTTACCGTTTTTGCTTTTCCTTTTTCGTCCTTTGTCGTTTTGGAGACAGTTTCAAAATGAAGTGACTTTTGGCTGATGCGGATTCCCGTATACTGATGTACCACCACCTGCGCCGTCTCCTTGCGAATATCTGCCAGCTCCGAATTCATGTAGTTGCATTCAAGAATCACCGCTGCCGGCGAATCGGAGCCCGACTGGTTTACCGCCGCGACGGACGCCGGAACCGTCAGGTTGGAAACAAACGGAAACTGAAGAGAAACGGTGCCTCCGTCTGCCAGCTGCCGGAAACCGGTCGCCTGCCCCGAGGATACGTTGAAAACAAAGTACCATTCATAATCTTTACTGATTTTCCCAGGGGATCCGCCGGCAGCCGCCTTGGCACCCAGCGCTGTCTGTATCTGATCACAGGTCAGCCCCTGGACCTTGGTAAAATCAATTGCCGTTTCCAGTCCGTCGGTGGAGGAAATGAAATATCCGGAAGCCGGGGATACGATCTTGCCGAGAGCGGCGCCCGCCTGTTTTTTCAGCTCGTCGAGCTTTGCCTGCAGATTTTTCAGCCTGGAACTGAAATCCGTCACCTTTCCGGTGATGATCTGGCGCTCGTTCAGCAGGTATTGAAGGTCCTCCCGCGACTGAGTCAGAGAAAGGAAGGAACCCGCAACCGTTTGACCGGCCATCTCGGATATCTGGCGGTGAATCTGTTCATCCAGGGAATCCGGGCTGGCCGCGTAGGTGTCGCCCGGCGACTGGAGCGCCTCCAGCTGATTGATCTCACTGTTCACGGTTTCCATCTCATGCCGCGCGGCCACCTGCTGCGCGCTGGAATAAATTTCCGCGACGGTTCCCCCCTTGGCGACCTTGTCGCCGGCGGAAAGGACGTAATCGATCACGCCGCCGTCCCCGCCCTTCAGCAGGGCTTCGTCGCGCACGGCGATTCCACTGACCATCACGGAATCGGACGCGGTAAAGTAAGCGGCGGTTTCCGTCTGGATGCCGGTGTGATGGGACCGGTAAATCTGATAGCCGACATAGAAGAGGAGCAAAAAGGCAATCGCCGACGCGGCGATCCTCCGGAGAAGAGGGTTGTTCATGACCGATTCCATCCCTTTCTGCAAAGAATCTCTTCCGCTTTTTGGGAAACGGATAAAAAATCCGGTTCTTCATCGATCTCAATCCATTCCGCCTGCTCCTGCCTCCGAAACCAGGTCCGCTGCCGCTTGGCATAGCGCCTGCTCTCCCGCTTCACCTGTTCCACAGCCTCCGTTAAGCCGCATTTTCCTTCAAAATAAGGGAGGAATTCCTTATAACCGATCGCCTGGCGGGCAGTCGTTCCCTCGGGAAGATTCAAAACCATTTCCGCCTCCGGCAGAAGCCCGGTTTCCATCATTTTGTCGACGCGGAGATCGATCGCCCGGTATAATTTACACCTGTCACGGTAATCCAAGCCGATCAGACATGCGTCATAGGGCGAAGGCTCCCGGCGGGAACGCTCCATTTGTTCCGTCATGGTTATCCCGGTTTCGCGGTAAATCTCAATGGACCGCACAAGCCTCCCGACGTTGTTCGGATGGATCCGCTCCGCGGACTGCGGGTCAAAACTTCTGAGTTCCTCCCAAAGGACCTTCGGGCCTTCCTTCCCGGCTCTCCGGAGCAGTTCCGCGCGCAGCGCCTCATTCCGCCCTTCCGGCGAAAAACTCAGATGGCGAAGCAGGGAGCCGACGTACAGGCCGGTCCCGCCCGCCAACACGGGGAGGCGGCCCCGCTCCCGGATCCCGCGGATACATTCCGAAGCCAGGGCGACGTAATCGGCGACGCTGAACGGCTTTTCCGGGTCATGGAATCCGATCAGATGGTGAGGAACGCCCTTCCTTTCCTCTTTCGCCGGCTGGGCCGTCCCGATCGGAAGGCCGCGGTAAATCTGCATGGAATCGGCGGAAACGACCTCCCCGTGAAAGCGCAGGGCGAGTTCGACCGCGAGCCGGCTTTTGCCCGTGGCGGTCGGCCCGACGACCGCCGCGACCGGAATCCGTTCCATCACTGGATTCTCCCGAACTGGCGCTCCAGATCCTTCCTCCGAAGCAAAAAGGAAACGGGTCTTCCGTGCGGGCAGTACCGGACGTCCTCCCGTTCCACTCTCCGGGCAAGCGCGGCAAGCTCCATCGGAGAAGTGTCGTCGCCCGCCTTCACCGCCGCGCGGCAGGCCACGTTGTGATACAGCCAATCGATCTTCTGAGTCGTCAGGTCGCTTTTGTTTTCCGCAAGATAACCCGCGATTTCCATCACCGCCCCGGAGACGTCCTCGTTTCCGAGGATCATCGGCGCGCTGCGCACCAGCACCGTCCCGCCGCCGAAATCCTCCAGTTCGAATCCCGCCTGCCTGCAAAGTTCGAGCGACTCGAGAACCGCCGAGTATTCGTTCTTTTCCAAGGTGACGGGGACCGGTTCGATCAGCATTTGACAGAACGCTTCCCCGCCTCCGCTTTTCAGCTTTTCATACAGCATCCGCTCGTGCGCCGCGTGTTTGTCGACAAATACAAGGCAGTCGCCGCGTTCCAGAACAATGTAAGTCCCGAACGCCTCCCCGATCAGACGCTCCGGAACTTCTTCCTCTTCCTGCTTTTCCGGCTGCGGCGCATCGGCCGGAGCGGCTTGAATTCCGGGGGCTGTGCCGGAGAACGAAGCGGGAAGCGGCTCCGTCAAATTTCCTTCGTTCTTGACACTTGCGAAGCTGGAAGCCGGCACCGCGCGGGGCGGCGTCGGATCCGGAAGGTCGTCGGCTTCGATGTCGCAGACGGAATCATGCACGGCGCAGCTCCTCTCCCGCACCGGCGGAGGAACCTGCGGAAAGCGCGTTTCCCCGTCCTCCCGTTCCCGCTGCGCCGCGAAGCGCACCTGCGTGACGCTCTCCTCCTGAAAGCGCGGCTCCTGCCGCTCCTTCGGCAGGTTAATCACCGGCGGTCTGTCTCCGCGGTTCAAAGCCGTTTTCACGCCGTGATAAACCGCGTCGAACACAGGCTTTTCATTGATAAAACGCACTTCCATCTTGGTCGGGTGGACATTGACGTCCACCGTGCCGAGCGGAATTTCCAGGTGGAGCACGCAGGCCGGAATCTTCCCCACCATCAGCGAGCCTTTGAACGCTTCCTCAAGCGCGACGGAAGCGGTCCGCGTCCGGACATAGCGGCCGTTGATAAAGAAATTCTGCATGCTCCGGTTCGGCCGGGCGGCGGAAGGCCTGGAAATAAAACCGCTGAGCCCGATTCCGTTCAGCTCGTAGTCAGCCGGAATCAGACCGTCGGTGAATTCCTTTCCATAGACCGCGTAAACGGCGGATTTCAGCCGACCGTCCCCCGGCGTGTGGAGCGTTTCCCTTCCGTCCCGAAGAAGCCGGAACGAAACCTCCGGATGGGACAGGGCCGCTTTGTCCACGACGGCCGCGACCGCGTTTCCCTCGGTCACATCCTTTTTCAGGAATTTCATCCGGGCCGGCGTGTTGTAAAACAGGTCGCGCACCACGATGGTCGTCCCCTGGGGGCATCCGGCGTCCTCGCAGGCCTTCTCCCCTTCTCCGTCGATCACATAGCGGGTGCCCGCAAGCTCGCCCTCCGTGCGGGTCAGGAGTTCCACATGGGCCACGGCGGCGACGGAGGCCAGAGCCTCCCCGCGAAAACCGAGCGTCCCGATGCGGTCCAGGTCTTCGCGGCCCGAAATCTTGCTGGTCGCATGCCGCAGGAACGCGAGCGGCACATCCTCGCGCGCGATGCCGCAGCCGTCGTCCGCCACGCGCAGAAAAGTGGTTCCCCCGTTCCGGATTTCGACCGTGACGCCGGACGCGCCCGCATCCACGGCGTTTTCCACCAGTTCTTTGGCGACGGAGGCCGGGCGCTCCACCACTTCGCCCGCGGCGATCAGCTCCGCGACATGTTTGTCCAGCACATTGATTTTTCCCACAGCGCGCCCTTCTTTCCGATTCGCAGGATGTTTACAGATACAGATCCATGATGAGATCGTCGTAATAATGGCCGCCGACCCGAAAATAGTTTTTCAGCCGCCCCACGGTCTGAAACCCGAACTTCTCATACAGCCGGATGGCGTTTTCATTATTCCCGTAGACATCAAGATGGATCACTTTCAGAATTTTATTCTCTTTGGCAAAACGGATGAGTTCGGCCAGCAGGGCGCTCGCCGCACCCTGGTTCCAGTATTTTTCCCGCACGGTGATGCCCAGTTCGCAGTTGTGGGCAAGCCTCTCCTTGCTTTCCCCGGCAAGATTCGCGGAGCAAACCAGCTCCCCGCCGACAAAGCCGACTAGAAAAAGACTGGACGGACTGCTTTTCTGATCCCGGAGAAACTGTCTTTCCCCCTCCGCGGTAAAGCGGCATTCGTCTTTTCCATAAGTGAGGAAATCGCTTTCCCCGCCGACAAGGTTCAGATATGCGATCAATTGTTCCGCGTCGCTTTCCTCCGCCCGGCGGATCAAAAGTTCACGGCCGTCTCTTAAAATCGACTTTGTCAAAATGATTCCCCCTTTTTCGGAGTCCGCCGGCTATTTTGCAAGCTTGGTCAGTTCAAACAGCGCGTTCATGCACTCGATCGGCGTCAGGGTATTGACGTCCAGCGTTCCGAGCCTGTCCAGGATTTCCGAATGGTTCGGAGGAGTCAGCGCCATCTGCAGATCGTCCTCTTCTTCCCCGGATTTCGCCGCGCGCCGTTTGGGCGGGGAAATCTCGTCCCCATTGTCCAGTTCGGAGAGGATCTGCTTTGCGCGCGTGATGATCCGGTTCGGCACGCCGGCGAGCTTCGCGACTTCGATGCCGTAGCTGTCGTCTGCGCCGCCCCGCACGATGCGGCGCAGAAAGGTGATGTCGTCCCCGCGCTTTTTGACCGCGATATTGTAATTTTTGACGCCCGGAATCAGGTCTTCGAGCTCGGTCAGCTCGTGGTAATGGGTCGCGAACAGCGTTTTTGCGCCGAGCTGCTTTCGGTCCGCCACATATTCCAGGACCGCGCGGGCGATGCTCATGCCGTCGAACGTGGAGGTCCCGCGGCCGATCTCATCCAGGATCAGCAGGCTGTCCTTTGTCGCCTCCCTGACGATCTCCGCCACCTCCGACATCTCCACCATAAAGGTAGACTGGCCGGAGGCCAGATCGTCCGACGCGCCGACGCGGGTGAAGATCGCGTCCACGATCCCGATTTCCGCGGCCGAGGCCGGAACAAAGCAGCCGGTCTGCGCCATGATGACGATCAGGGCGATCTGCCGCATATAAGTGGATTTTCCCGCCATGTTCGGCCCGGTGATGATCGCGACCCGGTTTTCCTCCCGGTCCAGCTCCGCGTCGTTCGGAACGAACGGTTCCTCCGAAAGCGCCTCCACGACGGGGTGGCGGCTTTCCTTCAGAACGATTTTCCCGCTCAGGTTCACGACGGGACGGATGTATTTGCGGTCCACGGAAACCTGTGCGAACGAAAGCAGGACGTCCAGGCGGGCGACGGCCGCCGCCGTTCTCTGAACCCGGCTCATCTGGGAGGCGACCTGCTTCCGGACGGAGTCGAAGAGCTGATACTCAAGCTGGACGGATTTGTCGTGCGCGCCGAGGATGCGGCCCTCCAGCTCCTTGAGCTCCGGGGTGATGAAACGCTCACAGTTCGTCAGCGTCTGTTTGCGGATGTATTCGGGCGGCGCCTGGTCCTTATAGGCGTTGCTGATCTCTATGTAGTACCCGAAGACGCGGTTGTAACCGACTTTCAGCTTCGGGATGCCGGTTTTCTCCCGTTCCTGCGCCTCGATTTTCGCAATCACGCCGCGCCCGTCGCTCATGTCCCCTTTGAGCAGGTCCAGTTCCGCGCTGAAGCCGGGGCGGATCACGCCGCCCTCCCGGATGGAAAACGGTGGCTCGTCCACAATCGCCCGCTCGATCAGTTCCCGGACATCCTGAAGCTCGTCGAGATCCGCCCAGATTCCCCGGAGCAGCTCGGAGCGGGAATCCTTCAAAAGGGATTTGAGCATGGGGAGCGATTCGCACGCAAAGGAAAGGCTTTTGAGCTCCCTGCCGTTTGAAGTCCCGTAAACAATGCGGGACATCAGCCGCTCCAGGTCGTGGATGCCGGAAAGCCGGCCGGAAAGCCCGTCCCGCAGGATGCTGTCCTCGGAAAGCTCCTCCACCGCGTTCAGCCTCCGGCCGATCTGCGCCGGACTGAGCAGCGGGTTTTCAATCCAGCTGCGGATCAGGCGCTTGCCCATCGCGGTTTTCGTGCGGTCCAGAACCCACAGAAGCGAGCCGCGCTTTTCCTTGCTGCGCATGGTTTCCAGCAGTTCCAGGTTTCGCCGCGTGTTCAGGCTGAGGCGCATGTACTGGGTCCCGCTGTAAAGGTCCAGCTCCTCCATGCGCTCCAGTCCGGTCTTCTCGGTCCGCTTCAGATATTTGAGCAGCGCGCCGACCGCGCGCGTGATCTCCGGCTTTTCGGAAAGGTCCAGGTCCTCCAGGCTGTTTTTGTGAAACTGCTCCAGGACCAGCGGCGCGCAGGTCTCCGATGCAAAATCGTCGCCGGAAAGCAGCTCCAGGCTGACGCTCAGCCTCTTTTTGATAAAATCGGGAAGCGTGCTCAGGTCAAGCGCCTCCTGTCCGATCAGGATTTCCCTCGGAGAGAAGCGGCTCAGTTCATTGATCAGCCGCTGGGTCAGTTCCTCCGCGTTTTTCCCGGTCAGCGTGGTCGCGTGCAGTTCCCCCGTGGAAACATCCGCGAAGCAGACGCCGGCCTGCGTGCCGGAAACGCAGAGGGAACAGATGTAATTGTTGCGCGATTCGTCCAGCATGCTGCTTTCCAGAACGGTTCCGGGCGTCACGACGCGGATGATGTCCCGCTTGACCAGCCCCTTCGCAAGCGCCGGATCCTCCATCTGCTCGCAGATGGCGACCTTGTACCCCTTCGCGATCAGGCGCGCGACGTAAGTCTCATAGCTGTGAAACGGGACGCCGCACATCGGCGCCCGCTCCGGCTGGCCGCAGTCGCGCCCCGTCAGCGTCAGTTCCAGCTCGCGGGACGCAAGCTTCGCGTCGTCGTAAAACATCTCGTAAAAGTCTCCGAGGCGGAAGAACAGGATCGTGTCCGGATATTGTTTTTTCACTTCAAAATACTGCTTCATCATGGGGGATAATTCCGCCAT
This window contains:
- a CDS encoding DivIVA domain-containing protein — encoded protein: MLSMNDIINVSFRKSGFSGYKTDDVDVFIDQVRDTVDQMQKKEVEQDELAEKLKAENQQLTEKVKILADRVEQFRSEEDEIKNALISAQKVGDASVREARHRAEIILKDANLKAEHIEQEAQEKTVEQKREMERLQRSVSDFRARLLAAYKEHLTLIDALPSSKPEPQQETSPAPTAASEPQPEPKEEPEAAATEEAPEMFQADISCFEAEPAQN
- a CDS encoding YlmH family RNA-binding protein, which codes for MLETRFRDLVRLCAAGGRARFSAFLDEREAFEARKLAEREKAGNILLWGGYPEAERVMLGVFPDFIRPDEAEFPVDAVTAVFRKCDRLSHRDFLGALLHTGMERSALGDILVGEGRCVFFCRREISDFLLLQISKIGGTGVRMTKGFDGPLPEARRFEEWDAVVASARLDCAAAAAVSTSREKASAMIRSGLVQLNHETVVSPSEEVREGDTISVRGKGRFALDQVGPVTKKGRLILRGRKYL
- a CDS encoding cell division protein SepF; the protein is MPGFVEKIKDMWNPPEDEYEYGYEEEPEEVNSMAGEKQESESELQQREAVRRMQAINSGNKVVNIHATAQLQVVLFKPERFGEETCAIADELLKMHTVVLNLENTNKDVSRRIIDFLSGVAYANGGKIKRVATSTFIITPYNVDLTGDDVLDELENNGVYF
- a CDS encoding YggS family pyridoxal phosphate-dependent enzyme, producing MTERLSSELERRFLDVEENLKAVRGRVAEAAVKSGRTPENITLLAATKTVPAEVINHGIELGIDHIGENRVQELCDKYDSYDLSNCELQFIGHLQTNKVKYLIGRVSMIQSVDQLKLAKEISQLSEKRSLVTDILIEVNIGQEPNKSGVLPQNLYELLESVRSLPGIRIRGLMAIPPAGAPERETMNYFSRMNQYFIDIKSKKIDNVTMDFLSMGMSADYFQAILTGANLVRVGTALFGPRNYNR
- a CDS encoding HlyD family efflux transporter periplasmic adaptor subunit, whose protein sequence is MQKGMESVMNNPLLRRIAASAIAFLLLFYVGYQIYRSHHTGIQTETAAYFTASDSVMVSGIAVRDEALLKGGDGGVIDYVLSAGDKVAKGGTVAEIYSSAQQVAARHEMETVNSEINQLEALQSPGDTYAASPDSLDEQIHRQISEMAGQTVAGSFLSLTQSREDLQYLLNERQIITGKVTDFSSRLKNLQAKLDELKKQAGAALGKIVSPASGYFISSTDGLETAIDFTKVQGLTCDQIQTALGAKAAAGGSPGKISKDYEWYFVFNVSSGQATGFRQLADGGTVSLQFPFVSNLTVPASVAAVNQSGSDSPAAVILECNYMNSELADIRKETAQVVVHQYTGIRISQKSLHFETVSKTTKDEKGKAKTVKKEVSGVYILHGNQISFRQVVPLYSTDDYVICDPNPSSDGLMTDETLKLHDEVVVEGTDLYDGKVVQ
- the miaA gene encoding tRNA (adenosine(37)-N6)-dimethylallyltransferase MiaA, which gives rise to MERIPVAAVVGPTATGKSRLAVELALRFHGEVVSADSMQIYRGLPIGTAQPAKEERKGVPHHLIGFHDPEKPFSVADYVALASECIRGIRERGRLPVLAGGTGLYVGSLLRHLSFSPEGRNEALRAELLRRAGKEGPKVLWEELRSFDPQSAERIHPNNVGRLVRSIEIYRETGITMTEQMERSRREPSPYDACLIGLDYRDRCKLYRAIDLRVDKMMETGLLPEAEMVLNLPEGTTARQAIGYKEFLPYFEGKCGLTEAVEQVKRESRRYAKRQRTWFRRQEQAEWIEIDEEPDFLSVSQKAEEILCRKGWNRS
- the mutL gene encoding DNA mismatch repair endonuclease MutL; translated protein: MGKINVLDKHVAELIAAGEVVERPASVAKELVENAVDAGASGVTVEIRNGGTTFLRVADDGCGIAREDVPLAFLRHATSKISGREDLDRIGTLGFRGEALASVAAVAHVELLTRTEGELAGTRYVIDGEGEKACEDAGCPQGTTIVVRDLFYNTPARMKFLKKDVTEGNAVAAVVDKAALSHPEVSFRLLRDGRETLHTPGDGRLKSAVYAVYGKEFTDGLIPADYELNGIGLSGFISRPSAARPNRSMQNFFINGRYVRTRTASVALEEAFKGSLMVGKIPACVLHLEIPLGTVDVNVHPTKMEVRFINEKPVFDAVYHGVKTALNRGDRPPVINLPKERQEPRFQEESVTQVRFAAQREREDGETRFPQVPPPVRERSCAVHDSVCDIEADDLPDPTPPRAVPASSFASVKNEGNLTEPLPASFSGTAPGIQAAPADAPQPEKQEEEEVPERLIGEAFGTYIVLERGDCLVFVDKHAAHERMLYEKLKSGGGEAFCQMLIEPVPVTLEKNEYSAVLESLELCRQAGFELEDFGGGTVLVRSAPMILGNEDVSGAVMEIAGYLAENKSDLTTQKIDWLYHNVACRAAVKAGDDTSPMELAALARRVEREDVRYCPHGRPVSFLLRRKDLERQFGRIQ
- a CDS encoding GNAT family N-acetyltransferase, encoding MTKSILRDGRELLIRRAEESDAEQLIAYLNLVGGESDFLTYGKDECRFTAEGERQFLRDQKSSPSSLFLVGFVGGELVCSANLAGESKERLAHNCELGITVREKYWNQGAASALLAELIRFAKENKILKVIHLDVYGNNENAIRLYEKFGFQTVGRLKNYFRVGGHYYDDLIMDLYL
- the mutS gene encoding DNA mismatch repair protein MutS, giving the protein MAELSPMMKQYFEVKKQYPDTILFFRLGDFYEMFYDDAKLASRELELTLTGRDCGQPERAPMCGVPFHSYETYVARLIAKGYKVAICEQMEDPALAKGLVKRDIIRVVTPGTVLESSMLDESRNNYICSLCVSGTQAGVCFADVSTGELHATTLTGKNAEELTQRLINELSRFSPREILIGQEALDLSTLPDFIKKRLSVSLELLSGDDFASETCAPLVLEQFHKNSLEDLDLSEKPEITRAVGALLKYLKRTEKTGLERMEELDLYSGTQYMRLSLNTRRNLELLETMRSKEKRGSLLWVLDRTKTAMGKRLIRSWIENPLLSPAQIGRRLNAVEELSEDSILRDGLSGRLSGIHDLERLMSRIVYGTSNGRELKSLSFACESLPMLKSLLKDSRSELLRGIWADLDELQDVRELIERAIVDEPPFSIREGGVIRPGFSAELDLLKGDMSDGRGVIAKIEAQEREKTGIPKLKVGYNRVFGYYIEISNAYKDQAPPEYIRKQTLTNCERFITPELKELEGRILGAHDKSVQLEYQLFDSVRKQVASQMSRVQRTAAAVARLDVLLSFAQVSVDRKYIRPVVNLSGKIVLKESRHPVVEALSEEPFVPNDAELDREENRVAIITGPNMAGKSTYMRQIALIVIMAQTGCFVPASAAEIGIVDAIFTRVGASDDLASGQSTFMVEMSEVAEIVREATKDSLLILDEIGRGTSTFDGMSIARAVLEYVADRKQLGAKTLFATHYHELTELEDLIPGVKNYNIAVKKRGDDITFLRRIVRGGADDSYGIEVAKLAGVPNRIITRAKQILSELDNGDEISPPKRRAAKSGEEEDDLQMALTPPNHSEILDRLGTLDVNTLTPIECMNALFELTKLAK